The following are from one region of the Salvelinus alpinus chromosome 16, SLU_Salpinus.1, whole genome shotgun sequence genome:
- the myo1f gene encoding unconventional myosin-If, with protein MGSKYHWQSQNVKQSGVDDMVLLSKISEDAIVENLKKRYMDDYIFTYIGSVLISVNPFKQMPYFTDREIELYQGAAQYENPPHIYALTDNMYRNMMIDQENQCVIISGESGAGKTVAAKYIMGYISKVSGGGDKVQHVKDIILQSNPLLEAFGNAKTVRNNNSSRFGKYFEIQFSRGGEPDGGKISNFLLEKSRVVSQNENERNFHVYYQLIEGANPQQKEALGIMTPEYYYYLNQSGTYKVDGTNDSKDFQETMEAMNVIGIPEAYQAQGLQIITGILHLGNISFIEAGNYGQVESTDLLAFPAYLLGVDPTRLQDKLTSRKMDSKWGGKSESIDVTLNQEQATYTRDALAKALYTRLFDYLVEAINKAIQKPHEEYSIGVLDIYGFEIFQRNGFEQFCINFVNEKLQQIFIELTLKAEQEEYVQEGIKWTPIEYFNNKVVCDLIENKLNPPGIMSVLDDVCATMHAKGEGADGTLLQKLSAAVGTHEHFNSWNSGFVVHHYAGKVSYEINGFCERNRDVLFNDLIELMQSSEHDFIRSLFPENLNTDKKSRPTTASSKIKKQANDLVNTLMKCTPHYIRCIKPNETKRPKDWEESRAKHQVEYLGLRENIRVRRAGYAYRRVFNKFLQRYAILTAETWPCWQGGEQQGVLHLLRSVNMDTDQYQMGRSKVFVKAPESLFLLEEMRERKFDMFARTIQKAWRKYIARRKYEQMREEASDILYNSKERRRNSINRNFVGDYLGLEQRPELRQFLAKRERVDFADSVNKFDRRFNSIKRDLILSPKGIYLIGREKVKKGPEKGQIKEVLKRKLEFESIHSVSLSMRQDDFFIVHEAQYDSLLESNFKTEFLSLLCKRYEEVTKNKLSLSFNDRLEFRVKKEGWGGGGTRVVVFQRGQGDLAEIKPAGKTLTINVGDGLPKTSKPTKKGFPQNHGGGRSQPPSRGHQNGAPRGRGAPPPQQPEHTYSIPQKQNRPPSAALPKLGSLNTRRGSVQTKQGNLDFLNVPDQGVSGMQRKRSISSQRPPPAPSSRPKAQPRPTGPRCRALYQYAGQDTDELSFDTNDIIDLLNEDASGWWRGRFCGKEGLFPGNYVEKI; from the exons Atg GGCAGTAAGTATCACTGGCAGAGTCAGAATGTCAAGCAGAGTGGTGTGGACGACATGGTGCTACTGTCCAAGATCAGCGAAGACGCCATCGTGGAGAACCTGAAGAAGAGATACATGGATGACTACATCTTC ACCTATATTGGCTCTGTGTTGATATCAGTGAACCCTTTCAAACAGATGCCCTACTTCACTGACCGGGAAATTGAACTCTACCAAGGGGCT GCCCAGTATGAAAACCCTCCCCACATCTACGCCCTGACTGATAACATGTACAGGAACATGATGATTGATCAGGAGAACCAGTGTGTTATTATCAG tggggagagtggagctgggaaGACTGTGGCTGCAAAATACATTATGGGTTACATCTCCAAAGTATCAGGAGGAGGTGATAAAGTGCAG CATGTGAAGGACATCATCCTCCAGTCCAATCCTCTATTAGAGGCCTTCGGCAATGCCAAGACTGTCCGCAACAACAACTCCAGTCGCTTT GGTAAGTACTTTGAGATCCAGTTTAGCAGAGGAGGAGAGCCGGACGGTGGTAAAATCTCCAACTTCCTTCTTGAGAAGTCGAGGGTGGTGAGCCAGAATGAGAACGAGAGGAACTTCCACGTCTACTACCAG CTAATAGAGGGAGCCAACCCCCAGCAGAAAGAAGCCCTGGGCATCATGACTCCAGAATACTACTACTACCTGAACCAGTCTGGGACATACAAAGTGGACGGAACTAATGACAGCAAGGACTTTCAGGAGACAATG GAAGCCATGAATGTGATTGGGATCCCGGAGGCCTACCAGGCTCAGGGGCTGCAGATCATAACAGGAATCCTGCACCTTGGAAACATCAGCTTCATAGAGGCAGGCAACTACGGGCAGGTGGAGAGCACTGACT TGCTTGCCTTCCCTGCCTATCTGCTGGGCGTTGACCCAACGCGTCTGCAAGACAAACTGACCAGCAGAAAGATGGACTCAAAGTGGGGTGGAAAGTCTGAGTCCATCGATGTGACACTCAATCAAGAACAAGCCACCTATACCCGAGACGCCCTGGCCAAGGCCCTCTACACACGACTCTTTGACTATCTGGTGGAG GCAATAAACAAAGCCATACAGAAACCTCATGAAGAATACAGTATAGGAGTACTTGACATATATGGCTTTGAGATATTTCAG AGGAATGGGTTTGAGCAGTTCTGCATCAACTTTGTTAACGAGAAGCTACAGCAGATATTTATTGAGCTGACACTGAAGGCTGAACAG GAAGAGTATGTTCAGGAAGGCATCAAGTGGACACCAATTGAGTATTTCAACAACAAGGTTGTGTGTGACCTCATCGAGAATAAGTTG AACCCGCCAGGCATCATGAGTGTGCTGGATGATGTGTGTGCCACCATGCATGCCAAGGGTGAGGGGGCAGATGGCACCCTGCTCCAGAAGCTCTCTGCGGCGGTGGGCACTCACGAACACTTCAACAGCTGGAACTCTGGCTTTGTCGTCCACCACTACGCAGGCAAG GTCTCCTACGAAATAAATGGCTTCTGTGAGAGAAACCGGGACGTGCTTTTTAATGACCTCATTGAACTCATGCAGAGCAGTGAACA TGACTTCATTCGCAGCCTCTTCCCTGAAAACCTCAACACAGACAAGAAGAGCAGGCCCACTACTGCTAGCTCTAAGATCAAG AAACAAGCCAATGATCTGGTGAACACGTTGATGAAGTGCACCCCCCACTATATCCGATGTATCAAACCCAACGAGACTAAGAGACCCAAGGACTGGGAGGAGAGCCG ggccaAGCACCAGGTGGAGTACCTTGGGCTGCGGGAAAACATTCGTGTACGTCGAGCCGGCTACGCCTACCGCAGAGTCTTCAATAAGTTCCTACAGAG GTATGCCATCCTGACGGCAGAGACGTGGCCGTGCTGGCAGGGGGGAGAGCAGCAGGGGGTCCTGCATCTCCTCCGCTCTGTCAACATGGACACAGATCAGTACCAGATGGGGCGCTCCAAGGTCTTTGTCAAGGCCCCAGAGTCG CTCTTCCTATTGGAAGAGATGCGGGAGAGGAAATTTGACATGTTCGCCAGGACCATCCAGAAGGCCTGGAGGAAGTACATCGCCAGGAGGAAATATGAACAGATGAGGGAGGAGG CCTCGGACATCCTGTACAACTCTAAGGAGCGGAGGAGGAACAGCATCAACAGGAACTTTGTTGGAGACTACCTGGGCCTGGAGCAGAGGCCTGAGCTCAGACAGTTCCTGGCCAAGAGGGAGCGAGTCGACTTTGCAGACTCGGTCAACAAGTTTGACCGCAGGTTCAAT TCCATCAAGAGGGACCTGATTCTGTCTCCCAAGGGTatctacctgataggcagagagAAGGTGAAGAAGGGGCCAGAGAAGGGACAGATAAAGGAGGTGTTAAAACGGAAGCTGGAGTTTGAGAGcatccactctgtctctctcag tATGAGACAGGATGATTTCTTCATCGTGCATGAGGCTCAGTATGACAGTCTGCTAGAGTCCAACTTCAAGACTGAGTTCCTCAGCCTGCTCTGTAAGCGCTATgaagaggtgaccaagaacaagCTGTCTCTCTCCTTCAACGACAG ACTGGAGTTCCGGGTGAAGAAGGAGGGCTGGGGTGGAGGGGGCACCCGTGTTGTGGTGTTCCAGAGGGGACAGGGAGACCTGGCTGAGATCAAACCAGCTGGAAAGACCCTCACCATCAATGTGGGAGATGGCCTGCCAAAGACCTCCA AGCCCACCAAGAAGGGATTTCCACAGAACCATGGAGGAGGCAGGAGTCAGCCTCCCAGCAGAG GGCACCAGAATGGTGCACCCAGAGGTAGAGGTGCTCCACCGCCCCAGCAGCCAGAGCATACCTACTCCATCCCCCAGAAACAGAACCGGCCCCCCAGCGCCGCCCTCCCCAAACTGGGCTCCCTGAATACGAGACGAGGCTCGGTTCAGACTAAGCAGGGGAACCTGGACTTCCTCAACGTGCCTGACCAGGGCGTGTCTGG aatgcagaGGAAGAGGAGTATCAGCAGCCAGCGGCCACCCCCGGCCCCGTCCAGCCGGCCCAAGGCCCAGCCACGCCCCACCGGCCCGCGTTGCCGGGCGCTGTACCAGTATGCTGGCCAGGACACAGACGAGCTCAGCTTCGACACCAATGATATCATCGACCTGCTCAATGAAG ATGCATCAGGCTGGTGGAGAGGCAGGTTTTGTGGCAAGGAAGGACTCTTCCCTGGGAACTATGTGGAGAAGATCTGA